The proteins below come from a single Falco peregrinus isolate bFalPer1 chromosome Z, bFalPer1.pri, whole genome shotgun sequence genomic window:
- the PHAX gene encoding phosphorylated adapter RNA export protein, whose amino-acid sequence MALEARRMEGDVEDGELCDSDSDMPGAGSPDDPQQKSHDGNDSGRLFQSSISSCAPTVPYRTTKSVDSSDESVSDSDDDSCLWKRKRQKCFNFPPAKSEPFQLSQSHQKQTAVGAKKVNNIWGLVLQEQNQDAVATELGILGMDGSIDRSRQSETYNYLLAKKLMKEAQQKEAETLDKELDEYMHDDKKTLPAEEENGQGFLKRKRPVKDRLGERQEMKYKGRYHITEEDSEEKVADEIAYRLCEPKKDLIARVVKIIGKRKAIELLMETAEVEQNGGLFIVNGTRRRTPGGVYLNLLKNTPSIKEEQIKEIFYLENQKEYENKKAAKKRRIQVLGKKMKKAIKGLNLQEYDDASRETFASDTNEALASLDDLQEGHHETKMEHEDTIEIDNAHDLEIF is encoded by the exons aaatcacATGATGGCAACGATTCAGGCAGACTGTTCCAGAGCAGCATTTCATCATGTGCACCAACTGTTCCTTATCGGACAACCAAAAGTGTGGATTCAAGTGATGAAAGCGTTTCTGATTCTGATGATGACAGCTGTCTTTGGAAACGAAAGCGACAGAAGTGTTTCAACTTCCCTCCTGCTAAATCTGAGCCTTTTCAGCTTAGCCAGAGCCACCAAAAACAAACTGCAGTAGGTGCCAAGAAGGTCAACAACATTTGGGGTCTGGTGCTCCAGGAGCAGAATCAGGATGCAGTGGCTACTGAGCTTGGGATTCTAGGCATGGATGGTAGTATTGACAGAAGCAGGCAGTCTGAGACTTACAATTATTTATTGGCTaaaaagctgatgaaagaaGCTCAGCAAAAGGAGGCAGAGACTTTAGATAAAGAACTGGATGAATACATGCATGATGACAAGAAAACATTGccagcagaagaagaaaatgggcAAGGCTTTCTGAAACGGAAGCGGCCTGTTAAAGATAGACTGGGTGAAAGACAAGAGATGAAATACAAAGGGAGGTATCATATAACAGAAGAAGATTCAGAGGAAAAAGTGGCAGATGAAATTGCTTATCG GCTTTGTGAGCCAAAGAAAGATTTAATTGCCCGAGTAGTGAAAATaattgggaaaagaaaagctatcGAACTGCTTATGGAAACAGCTGAAGTGGAACAAAATGGTGGACTCTTCATAGTG AATGGAACTAGAAGAAGAACACCAGGGGGCGTTTATTTAAACCTGCTGAAGAACACACCTAGCATCAAAGAAGAGCAAATCAAG gaaatATTCTATctggaaaaccaaaaagagtatgaaaacaaaaaagcagctaaGAAGAGGAGAATACAAGTTCTaggaaagaagatgaaaaaggcCATTAAAGGGCTTAACCTGCAAGAATATGATGATGCGTCTCGTGAGACTTTTGCTAGTGATACAAATGAGGCTCTGGCTTCCCTGGATGATCTGCAGGAGGGGCATCATGAAACAAAGATGGAACATGAAGATACTATTGAAATTGATAATGCTCATGATTTGGAGATCTTCTAG
- the LOC101921636 gene encoding translation initiation factor IF-2, with product MRDGTLFDAKKCRFIDQPPPLLHGVSRFRSRRQPSAGPGPFGPSPTRAAAGRRPLPAAAEGRGWARRAGGRRPRLGRGAEADGGSAERRRRQRGGCPRAAASPVPHGPGAPARCPSRLAPRPPGPCSSAATAHCAPPRPAACPCASLPRQRDARPAACTCKCGCGGGGARAAARGEAAGAEVRPPGHQPGGACGARLVVGRRAAGAGREGSTGFSDDREGHTFCIFIWPDNLECKLYGTVPGSPLLQRNGQFCCIAPHDDIINVLLMSWSFTLFQCSLDQSMADGSTCGRLGDDLKNRRHYG from the exons ATGAGAGACGGGACGCTGTTTGATGCAAAGAAATGtcgatttatt gatcagcctcccccGTTATTGCATGGCGTCAGCCGGTTTCGGAGCCGGCGGCAGCCGagcgcggggcccggcccctTCGGCCCCAGCCCAACCCGGGCTGCGGCTGGCCGGCGGCCGCTCCCGGCAGCAGCGGAGGGTCGGGGGTGGGCCCGCAGGGCGGGGGGCCGCAGGCCACGTTTAGGTCGCGGCGCGGAAGCCGACGGTGGCAGTGCCGAGAGGCGGCGGCGGCAACGGGGTGGCTGCCCGCGCGCAGCTGCGAGCCCAGTCCCGCAcggccccggcgcccccgcCCGCTGTCCTTCCCGCCTCGCTCCGCGTCCCCCCGGGCCCTGCTCGTCCGCCGCCACGGCTCACTgcgcgccgccgcgccccgcggcCTGCCCGTGCGCGTCCTTGCCGCGGCAGCGGGATGCCCGCCCGGCCGCCTGCACCTGCAAGTGTGGGTGCGGAGGCGGAGGTGCCCGTGCTGCAGCGCGGGGTGAAGCAGCGGGAGCGGAGGTGCGGCCGCCGGGTCACCAGCCGGGAGGCGCCTGCGGGGCCCGCCTGGTCGTGGGCCGACGCGCCGCGGGAGCGGGCCGGGAGGGCAGCACAG GATTTTCAGATGACAGAGAAGGTCACACCTTCTGTATCTTCATTTGGCCAGATAACCTCGAGTGCAAGCTGTATGGCACGGTGCCAGGATCTCCACTCTTGCAAAGAAACG gtcagtTCTGCTGTATTGCCCCACATGATGATATCATCAATGTATTGCTGATGTCCTGGAGCTTCACCCTGTTCCAGTGCAGCCTGGATCAGTCCATGGCAGATG GATCAACCTGTGGAAGGCTGGGAGATGATCTGAAAAACAGGAGACACTACGGCTAG